The Diadema setosum chromosome 8, eeDiaSeto1, whole genome shotgun sequence genome includes the window TTGAGTTCACATTTAACGAGGAGGACCTAGCAATATTTAGACTTCCTGACTAATAggcaaaacatttttatatgtatatcatgTCAGGGGTGTCTCTCAGGACAGTATCAAAAATCAGTGCTTGTGACGTAAATGTTTAAGCTGTGCAGCAGAACATGTACCTGTATTCACCTGCCTATCTGTCTTTGAACTCAATATAAATGGAGATGATGTTTCAGCATTCAGATTTTCTGGCTCACAGGTGCACAGGAGGTATTTCAACAAGATACACACCATTCATTCTTacaataaaatttaaaaaacaacaacaaatttgcaCAATTTTGACTTGATGAAAGactgaatttcatttcaacaaaaagtGATACTTACCAAGGGAAGCAGATATCATTGACCTCATTGTAATGGCATGTGCTGGTCATCTCATAGGTAAATTCCGGTAAGTTGAAGCGGTAGATGTGAGAATTGTTGGTGCCGACAAAGAACTGCAAAGATAGATAACAAAAGTTTAATAGCTGAGATGGAATTACACACAGCATACCTGGGTAATTAATGCGCAGACTGGGCTTTGGAAAGTGTTATTCCCTCTGTGCATTTCtgcattgattgattgaatattcattttttgcATATTCATCACTTTGCCGAGTTGTTACCTAAAAGTGTGAATAGGAATCCCTCCCTCATAAGGTCATAATCATCTGAATGCTTGGTAGCAACTGTTGTATGTGTTCTAATTTGTAAACATAAAGAATATACTACCAAACTATCATGCAGTCTAAATTTTCATAATGAACAAAAATCCAGAATGTTATGGCTTAAAAACCTTGCACTATTTGGCACACCAAAAGGATTCAACCATAAATTAATGAAGACTTTAGtagattttgataaattcaaatttgtgtttaaaaaaaactcATCTTTTTGATAATTGTTAATTATATGTGAATagagaaatgtttgaaatatttagTTCCATGTGTACACATAAAGAGACTATCATATTTTattattcaatcattcattcattcattcattctttattatGTGTTCTAGTAActgattattattgtcatcattatctaTTCTGCCAGGAAAAGAGCAATCTTGGTAAAAGGCATTCCAAAGAACCCAAAGAACCATCATGTggtaggaacaaaaaaaaaaaaaaaaaggaaactgaGTGAAGATAGCAATGAATAGTTCTGGCAGGAAAGATGGAAAGTGGGATATCATTGGATGAGGTGCAATAGAAATGAGACTCACCTGATGACCCCTTCCGCGAAGAGTGATTGAGGTGATGGCCCCGGCCTTTTCTATCTTTTCCTTCCTGGAACGGAAATTAAGGGAATATCAACTCATTTTTAAAATGAATTCTGCACATATACACTGAACCACATTACATTATTATCTATGAGATATGGATGGCATATAGGTGtaatattatgtacaatttCAGGGGCGGCtcaaggaattccgtaaaatgaagagggggcgcctttacaaaattaaaggggtgTGCTCGCacccctcccttttttttttctttcttttttttttttttgtttgttttaacaaaaaataaaggagggCGCGTGCCCAGTGCTCtaccctctggatccgccactgaattTCCCCGAAGTTGTATGAAGACATTGACTCACTCTTTGTTATTGGTTGTGTTGAGAGCATTATAGTACCCATGAAATGCATTGAGGAGGGTCATGACAAATTATTCCCTCTtgtttaagggggggggggggggggtgatgaaTGTAACCAGCAACATTCTGCATCAAAATCAAATGTGTGGGACACCTTATGAGAAACAACACGTTTTTGAGACCATTAGTCTGGAGCTTTCATTCCACTTATATCATAAATGAGCAGAACAACCTTTATGGTGAAGAAAATTTCCCTTCAAACAGTAGGCAAAGCTGGCAATCTCAACTTACATGGgatatatattcaaatttctTGGTTGGTCCCGCAAATACAGTGATATAACGTAACTCGAGACAGGAATGTGAAATCAATGTTCCCAGCACAGGAGcattacatttgtatgcattatTGCAAGCTTACAACAGTAAGTGCTTGATGATGGTTTCAAATGTTCTGTCCACGTTCAGAGATATTAAGGATACTTCGCAACTCTTTACAAAAACTATCCTGTTGTTTGTTTCCTACTGAACACTTTGGGTGCTTTGAGTGCCGTTTGGCACATAAAACCCTTGAGCATtgcacacactgtccaaagtccctcaCAAGGAAAGGGTTAAAGAGagtgtaaagttttggttgagattcaGGTAATAACTTTCTGCaggataattagaaaccatttatataaaacattaaagagcatacagttctaagAGAAATTGAGAGTTTATCTGATggaaataggttttgaaatggctgagatatccaaatacaaagtggtcctaattaaaagtgggacccaccttttattaggaccattttgttttacttacTGGATATCTTAACTATTTCAAAACTTTCATcaactttcaatttctcttagaattgtatgcccttTAGTATTTCATAtcagtggtttctaattattgtaaaagtggatatttttcgcggtgttgaaattttcgtgcttTTCGCGCAACCACAAACAAGTGCAAAAAttaaagcatgcgaatatttttgcttgccgtatgttccagtagtttatatcttgattccgcagaattaaagaaacacaaaactcttcttatccAGTCGAGCGCAAAAAATAAGTCAcacaaaatatccacttttatggtatctcacacacacaaaaaaacaccaGGACAGACTCACTTGGTGACCTTGAACTTGTCGTTCATGATGGCCACAGTGCCATCCCCAGACCCCAGGAGGATGGAACCACCCTTGATGAGGACCAGAGAGGTCACACCCATGCAGAAGCACTCCTGGGGGCCGTAGGACCGCAGCTTCTGGGTGTCGGTGAAGATCTTGAGTACATCGCCCGTTGTGGTGGCACAGTAGAAGTAGTCATCTTCTGGCGACACCTGATGTgtaagaaacattttttttttttacattatggcAAAATATTCATATCTACGTATTTGTCACTTCAATCTTAATTTCTCTATATCAGTTTTAATTTCACTTACAATACAATaagaataaatatgaatttccaCTGCAAAATTTTATAGGCTTGATAACTATGATATTTCTAACTGATGTTTAAATTCGAAACAGATGTTCAGAGATTAGAACTACCTTTTCACTCTCTTAGAATGAGTGAATTCTTgtaatctttttatttctacCTTTGTCAAgattatacataaaaaaaaaaatgtgtaaaaattttTGAAGTAGGATGTAGAAGTACCCATTTAATGATGAcaataggcgcggtcagactggcaaaagatcaagaagtttaagatcgtgatttttaagatctcgaagttttgccagtgtgaccgcaaacttcccacGAAACTTCTCGcaaaacttctcgatctgtttgcagGCAGTGTCTCCGAAGTGCGagaccattgtcatgtacagatgtgcattgttacgtcacaatcactagccatcggatgaatggcccaaacttcgcgatcttaaacttctcgatattttgccagtctgaccgcgcctaataTGATAGATTTCAATCTGCAGAAAAATATCCCTGCGATATCACTGGATTAGCACAAAGCCTCATCACAGAGACACTATACTCACCACTATGCACTTGACAATACGTTTGAGCTGTCCCAGAGTGACGTCTGTGGGTCTGATCTTACGATTCTGAACGTCCAACTCCCAGACGCGCAGGGTGCGACTGTGGATGACATCAAACGATCgaacatacatgtaggtcaatTAATGGCATTGTTTGATTAAAGGATATGCCACAGGAAATCAGAGTACACATAACTgcaagtacatacatgtacaatttgtacattacAAAGGCATACACACTGTTATAAAGGGCTTTTAACAGTGGTCATAAACTTGAgttttctggacaaaagttgtccAGATCCATTGTCATAcagacaaattaaaaagatgATCAATTTGTAATCAATTCCGAACAATGAACTAGCAGTAGCTAATtcttaacatattttcacttagTAAGTAGAATATGAAAGCATTAAATAAGAACATTTCCCATAAGCACTTGAATCGCTGTAGGACTGAATTAAGCGGGATtgacacaaaaaagaaaaaagatatggaATTGCCCTTGATTGCACAAAAAAGTTTTAATTTATAAGTAATCATGCAATATACAAACTATACAATACCATATGTGCTTCATAGATTGCTATGAATTCCAATACCTAAACACCTTATAATCCCCTCTACATATcattgaaaatgatacagaatgCTGTACAACAGGTAACATCCAGTCCACTTACTCTCCACCTGAGAAGAAGAGATAGTCACTGTTGTTCGCGGCAGCAACGCAGAAGGTGGTTCCGGCGCTCTTGACCGCGGCCTCGGCGCCACACACCGACTCCTTCTTCTTCACATCCCAAATGATAAGGGCGCCATCATCCTGTCCCCCTAGGGAGATGAGGTACAGGTCGTTGGGGGAGAAGGCTAGCGACTCCACCTTGACTTTGTGCAGGTTTTGTGTGCCATGGATGCATCGCTTCTCAAAGTCCCATATAATGACTTGTGCCTGCAGACAATATCAACAGGGAATGAAAGTTGAAGCAATTACAATTATACTGTATGCAGATTATTTACAATAAACATTGACTTATACAGGGCACATATCAAATTCTGAATAACATCACCGGCAGTGTCTCACATGAATTAGTTCATATGAGCTCCAAATTGCATTACAATAGAGCCTGAACTTACATTCCTTCTTTCGACTTTGCTATTTCTgttctgaaaccttacttctcAACAACATGAAAATACTACCATGCAATTATCCATACATGCAAATATGGAAATGAAGTCGTAAAACAAAactttgtgaaatgaaattcatctaCAAAAGACttcttgacatttcatttttgttttgaaaaaaaaaaaggaaaagaatagCAAAGTGAAAGCTGTATGTGTACTATGAGTGCATGTCTTTTCCAGCTAACTTCACAGCAAATGATTTTGAGTGCAACTCTTCTAAGAAGAAGTTGATGACAGGATATGCTAATGACAACAGTCTAAAGGTAAACAAAGGTAGCTTAATCATACCATGAcataaatttgtaaaattaaTGGATCATGTCTATTTGCACATTGTGATGTGTCACATGCATTTAACCACTTGTCAAAATTGCATAGTGCATGGACTTGCTATAAACTACCATTGTGAATTCCAGCCTTTTATCACCTCATTTTATGAGATGTACATTGCATACACCTGTATGAGCAATGAACTGCATAGTAAACATATCTTCATTTGCGAGTACCGTATGACTCCATCCAGACAATCATAACAGTTTAGCTTGCTGCAGCTGACTGCTACTGATGTACAGAATTGTGACTGCATTTGTTAGGCTTTCTGAAAGTATTGCTTggatttttgtcttcttcttctgctcATACTTTGAATCCCATGTGGGTCTGTTGGCCCGACGCCAGGAAGCGGCCGCTCCGCGAGACGGTAATGCAGGTCACCATGTTGGTGTGGCCCTGGAGGAAGTCCTGCTTCTTGGTGGTGATGTCCTCCACGACGACGGTGTCGCCCAGGGGGTAGATCAGGTGCTGTCCATTGGGGTGCACCACTAGACTGCTCTGACTGGTGCCTGGTAAACAAAGAACCAACAAAGATGGCAGAGTGTCAGGCAGGCTATTTATTGATAAAAtcataaatacaatgtaaatgtataatttgtattataCGATGGATACTTATAAAAGCATGAGTTAGCAGGCAAATTCATATATCATGATATATCATGATCAGACACAGTGAAACCAaagtttgtttcatctgcaatgtCCACAGTTTCTGTCACAAGCAATATCTGAAGAGAAACTACTTTAAATAGTAACAGACCATGCAGCTCACTGTCACTAACATAtttgtaggcctactgacacAGATGGCCAATATACACTGGGTGATGTCAAGTTCTGTGCTAGTGCTACCTCCCAAACAACTGCTTTCAATCGAGCTCCGACACTGACAGTCAGAATGACGCAATGATAGCGATTGCAAATATTGATCCTCAACACTAGGTGTTGGCATTGAACAACCACGACGTCCATGGAATTGtgccatgaaaaaaaatatgacgcTTGGTTTGAGTcaattattaaaagatgtagtCATGCCTGCTTAGTTTTAAACATATATAATTAGGAAGATggattaaaatgccacaaatttcatcccttCTCCAAACAAAACAATCTTAATTTTGCTCCCAGACTCAGATTTATGTAGCCATGTCTTCGAGTGATCATGCTAGCTACATGTGTATATGGGCGCTTATTGCATTTATAGCCTCTATAGACTTTGCATATACAATGTGTGTTTATTATGGACATGAATGTGGGTCTCGCAAAGCAACATTAACGACAGCACTAAACTTCAAATGACAGCGATGATGATTCCGGGGGGCTGGTGTTGACAAATGGGGAAAAAGCATGTAGGGCCTAAATTGCCAACACA containing:
- the LOC140231514 gene encoding cilia- and flagella-associated protein 52-like produces the protein MDQQREQNGGPAQDIGRLELLSTIGFNGTSQSSLVVHPNGQHLIYPLGDTVVVEDITTKKQDFLQGHTNMVTCITVSRSGRFLASGQQTHMGFKAQVIIWDFEKRCIHGTQNLHKVKVESLAFSPNDLYLISLGGQDDGALIIWDVKKKESVCGAEAAVKSAGTTFCVAAANNSDYLFFSGGDRTLRVWELDVQNRKIRPTDVTLGQLKRIVKCIVVSPEDDYFYCATTTGDVLKIFTDTQKLRSYGPQECFCMGVTSLVLIKGGSILLGSGDGTVAIMNDKFKVTKKEKIEKAGAITSITLRGRGHQFFVGTNNSHIYRFNLPEFTYEMTSTCHYNEVNDICFPCGASDLFVTCSKNDIRVWLTESGKELIRINVPNMTCHAVALMPDGKSIVSAWDDNKIRSFFPQSGKLMYQIADAHNKGVTALAVTSDSRCIISGGGEGQVRVWRVSPESQSLIQAMKEHKGVVTCVKVNKEDTECVSASTDGTCILWDLKKFVRNQVVFANTLFMCVCYNPLMKQIITSGTDRKIAYWAVDDASQVREVDGSASGAVNAMDISPDLKYFVTGGDDCLIKMWKFDEGTVIYVGSGHCSAIKRLCICPRQKYIISVSKDGAILRWKYPE